A DNA window from Micromonospora sp. NBC_01739 contains the following coding sequences:
- a CDS encoding YihY/virulence factor BrkB family protein: MNLLGRVEAGIDRRLSAARHRWPAFGHLWRAGVRYTDLQGGRLAAAIAYYGFFAVFALALVAYAAFGALLDDNDEVRAAAEDFLRENLPFLDPAQVAESSGTVGVVGLLILILTGIGWVEAIRSSQRLIHGLNQHPGNLVVRRFVDLGVLLVVFVLLGASVAAVDALESLLRFLLRSTGSVGLTTISAVLSVLINAVLATLLLIVVPRVQMSRARLRPVVLVVAVGITLLNTVGRFWVGRVEHNPAYTVVATAVGLLVYLYLLNQLVLFGAALAATSRRGRVVDLARGGRRVEFDSDTDPGLPGGTG, encoded by the coding sequence GTGAACCTCCTGGGTCGGGTCGAGGCGGGCATCGACCGCCGACTCAGCGCCGCCCGGCACCGCTGGCCGGCCTTCGGGCACCTGTGGCGGGCCGGGGTGCGCTACACCGATCTTCAGGGTGGTCGGCTGGCCGCCGCGATCGCGTACTACGGCTTCTTCGCGGTCTTCGCGCTGGCCCTGGTGGCGTACGCGGCCTTCGGCGCGCTTCTCGACGACAACGACGAGGTACGCGCGGCGGCGGAGGATTTCCTGCGGGAGAATCTGCCCTTCCTCGACCCGGCCCAGGTGGCCGAGAGCAGTGGCACGGTCGGGGTGGTGGGTCTGCTGATCCTGATCCTGACCGGGATCGGGTGGGTGGAGGCGATCCGTTCCTCGCAGCGGCTGATCCACGGTCTCAACCAGCATCCGGGCAACCTGGTGGTCCGCCGGTTCGTCGACCTGGGGGTGCTGCTGGTGGTCTTCGTGCTGCTGGGTGCCTCGGTGGCGGCGGTGGACGCCCTGGAGTCCCTGCTGCGCTTCCTGCTGCGCAGCACCGGGTCGGTCGGGTTGACCACGATCAGTGCGGTGCTCAGTGTGCTGATCAACGCGGTGTTGGCCACCCTGCTGCTGATCGTGGTGCCCAGGGTGCAGATGAGCCGGGCGCGGCTGCGGCCGGTGGTGCTGGTGGTCGCGGTCGGCATCACCCTGCTCAACACGGTCGGTCGGTTCTGGGTGGGGCGGGTCGAGCACAATCCGGCGTACACCGTGGTGGCCACCGCGGTGGGTCTGCTGGTCTACCTGTACCTGCTCAACCAGTTGGTGCTCTTCGGGGCGGCGTTGGCCGCGACCAGCCGGCGCGGCCGGGTGGTGGACCTGGCCCGGGGTGGCCGACGGGTGGAATTCGACTCGGACACCGATCCGGGCCTCCCAGGCGGGACCGGCTGA
- the trpS gene encoding tryptophan--tRNA ligase, whose amino-acid sequence MSDVPARPRVFSGIQPTADSFHLGNYLGAVRHWVALQESHEAVYCVVDLHAITAGHDPKVLHQRIRVAAAQLLAVGLDPQRCTLFVQSQVPEHAQLAWVLGCLTGFGEASRMTQFKDKSQKQGNERASVGLFTYPILQAADILLYQANAVPVGEDQRQHLELSRDLAQRFNTHFGSTFTVPAPHIVKATAKITDLQDPTAKMSKSSSSPAGIIDLLDDPARSAKKIRSAVTDTGREIVFDEETKPGISNLLTIFSALSGRSIDDLVAAYDGKGYGDLKKDLAEVVREFVTPIQERTRSYLDDPAQLDKLLAVGAEKARRLATPTLLKAYERVGFFPPVRGE is encoded by the coding sequence ATGTCCGACGTACCCGCCCGCCCGCGCGTCTTCTCCGGCATCCAGCCGACGGCCGACTCGTTCCACCTCGGCAACTATCTGGGCGCGGTGCGGCACTGGGTGGCGTTGCAGGAGTCACACGAGGCGGTCTACTGCGTGGTCGACCTGCACGCCATCACGGCGGGCCACGATCCCAAGGTGCTGCATCAGCGCATCCGGGTGGCCGCCGCCCAGCTGCTGGCGGTCGGGTTGGACCCGCAGCGGTGCACCCTGTTCGTGCAGTCGCAGGTGCCCGAGCACGCGCAGCTGGCCTGGGTGCTGGGGTGCCTGACCGGGTTCGGCGAGGCCAGCCGGATGACCCAGTTCAAGGACAAGTCGCAGAAGCAGGGCAACGAGCGGGCCAGCGTGGGCCTGTTCACCTACCCGATCCTGCAGGCCGCCGACATCCTGCTCTACCAGGCCAACGCGGTGCCGGTGGGCGAGGACCAGCGTCAGCACCTGGAGCTGTCCCGGGATCTGGCGCAGCGGTTCAACACCCACTTCGGGTCGACCTTCACGGTGCCCGCCCCGCACATCGTGAAGGCCACCGCGAAGATCACCGACCTGCAGGACCCCACGGCGAAGATGTCGAAGTCCTCCTCCTCGCCGGCCGGCATCATCGACCTGCTGGACGATCCGGCCCGCTCGGCCAAGAAGATCCGTTCGGCGGTCACGGACACCGGTCGGGAGATCGTCTTCGACGAGGAGACCAAGCCGGGCATCTCCAACCTGCTGACCATCTTCTCGGCGCTGAGCGGGCGGAGCATCGACGACCTGGTGGCGGCGTACGACGGCAAGGGCTACGGCGATCTGAAGAAGGATCTCGCCGAGGTGGTCCGGGAGTTCGTCACCCCCATCCAGGAGCGCACCCGCTCCTACCTCGACGACCCGGCCCAGTTGGACAAGCTGCTGGCCGTGGGTGCGGAGAAGGCCCGGCGGTTGGCGACGCCGACCCTGCTCAAGGCGTACGAGCGGGTGGGTTTCTTCCCGCCGGTACGCGGCGAGTAG
- the galK gene encoding galactokinase has protein sequence MIDSGRKVADRATAGFHQVYAEPPAGRWAAPGRVNLIGEHTDYNDGFVLPFALPLRTVVAAAPQPGETWRVWSELTGETVDFGAAQVTGAGRITGWAGYVAAMVWSLREAGHRVPGARLAIASDVPLGAGLSSSAALEAAVLAALVDLGGLDLPPETQPRLAQRGENHYVGAPTGIMDQSAAIRCRAGHALFLDCRTEQVEHIPFDLDAAGLAILVIDSNAPHRHVDGEYAARRDSCEKAAALLGVPALREVSTEGLDAALARLPDDETRRRVRHVVTENQRVCDTVDLLRAGRIRQIGPLLTASHTSMRDDFAITVPQVDTAVEAALAAGALGARMTGGGFGGCVLALVEADQSAPVAQAVTTAYAQRDFTAPTHTTVTPTAGATRLA, from the coding sequence GTGATCGACTCCGGCCGAAAGGTCGCCGACCGCGCCACCGCCGGCTTCCACCAGGTGTACGCCGAGCCGCCCGCCGGCCGCTGGGCGGCTCCCGGCCGGGTCAACCTGATCGGCGAGCACACCGACTACAACGACGGCTTCGTGCTGCCCTTCGCGCTCCCCCTGCGTACCGTCGTCGCCGCCGCGCCCCAGCCGGGTGAGACCTGGAGGGTCTGGTCGGAGCTGACCGGCGAGACGGTCGACTTCGGTGCCGCGCAGGTCACCGGTGCCGGCCGGATCACCGGCTGGGCCGGCTACGTGGCCGCCATGGTCTGGTCGCTGCGCGAAGCGGGCCACCGGGTGCCCGGCGCCCGCCTGGCGATCGCCTCCGACGTACCACTGGGCGCCGGCCTGTCCTCCTCCGCCGCCCTGGAGGCCGCCGTGCTGGCCGCCCTGGTCGACCTCGGCGGCCTGGACCTGCCCCCCGAGACCCAACCCCGCCTCGCCCAACGGGGCGAGAACCACTACGTCGGGGCCCCCACCGGCATCATGGACCAGTCTGCGGCGATCCGCTGCCGCGCCGGGCACGCCCTGTTCCTGGACTGCCGCACCGAGCAGGTGGAACACATCCCCTTCGATCTGGACGCCGCCGGGCTGGCCATCCTGGTGATCGACAGCAACGCCCCGCACCGCCACGTCGACGGCGAGTACGCCGCCCGCCGCGACAGCTGCGAGAAGGCCGCCGCCCTGCTCGGGGTACCCGCGCTGCGAGAGGTGTCGACCGAGGGCCTCGACGCGGCCCTGGCCCGGCTACCCGACGACGAGACCCGCCGCCGGGTACGGCATGTGGTCACCGAGAACCAGCGGGTGTGCGACACCGTGGACCTGCTACGAGCCGGACGGATCCGGCAGATCGGTCCCCTGCTGACCGCCTCGCACACCTCCATGCGTGACGACTTCGCCATCACCGTGCCCCAGGTGGACACCGCCGTCGAGGCGGCACTCGCCGCCGGAGCGCTGGGCGCCCGGATGACCGGCGGCGGCTTCGGTGGCTGCGTCCTGGCCCTGGTCGAGGCCGACCAGTCCGCCCCGGTCGCCCAGGCCGTCACGACGGCGTACGCCCAACGTGACTTCACCGCCCCCACCCACACCACCGTCACCCCCACCGCCGGCGCCACCCGCCTCGCCTAA
- the cysD gene encoding sulfate adenylyltransferase subunit CysD: MTVTAAYQVTHLDALEAESIFVMREVVAEMERPVLLFSGGKDSIVMLRLAQKAFAPAQIPFPVMHVDTGHNFPEVLDYRDRRVAELGLQLVVASVPEALASGMVRESADGMRNRIQTPVLLDAVEKHRFDALFGGARRDEEKARAKERMFSFRDEFGQWDPKNQRPELWSLYNGRHHPGESIRVFPLSNWTELDVWHYIARERIELPSIYYAHEREVIERDGMLYAVNEFLSARAGEERFKARVRYRTVGDASCTAAVRSDADTVEKVIEEVAATRITERGATRGDDRVSEAAMEDRKREGYF; the protein is encoded by the coding sequence ATGACCGTGACCGCGGCCTACCAGGTCACCCATCTGGACGCCCTGGAGGCGGAGAGCATCTTCGTGATGCGCGAGGTGGTCGCCGAGATGGAGCGGCCGGTGCTGCTCTTCTCCGGCGGCAAGGATTCGATCGTCATGCTTCGGCTGGCGCAGAAGGCGTTCGCCCCGGCGCAGATCCCGTTCCCGGTGATGCATGTCGACACCGGCCACAATTTCCCCGAGGTGCTGGACTACCGCGACCGTCGGGTGGCCGAGTTGGGTCTGCAACTGGTGGTGGCCAGTGTGCCGGAGGCCCTGGCCAGCGGGATGGTCCGGGAGTCGGCGGACGGGATGCGTAACCGGATCCAGACCCCGGTGCTGCTGGACGCGGTGGAGAAGCACCGGTTCGACGCCCTTTTCGGTGGGGCTCGCCGGGACGAGGAGAAGGCCCGCGCCAAGGAGCGCATGTTCAGTTTCCGCGACGAGTTCGGCCAGTGGGATCCGAAGAACCAGCGACCGGAGTTGTGGTCGCTCTACAACGGGCGACACCATCCGGGAGAATCGATTCGGGTGTTCCCGCTGTCCAACTGGACCGAACTGGACGTATGGCATTACATCGCCCGGGAGCGAATCGAGTTGCCGTCGATCTACTACGCCCACGAGCGTGAAGTGATCGAACGTGACGGGATGCTCTACGCGGTGAACGAGTTCCTGTCGGCCCGTGCCGGTGAGGAGCGCTTCAAGGCCCGGGTGCGGTACCGGACGGTGGGCGACGCCTCCTGCACGGCGGCGGTCCGCTCGGACGCGGACACCGTCGAGAAGGTCATCGAGGAGGTCGCCGCGACCCGGATCACCGAGCGCGGGGCCACCCGGGGTGACGACCGGGTCAGTGAGGCCGCGATGGAGGACCGCAAGCGGGAGGGCTACTTCTGA
- a CDS encoding 2'-5' RNA ligase family protein, producing the protein MAEGVARNVDHGSGAPEAGETVQIGIAVDIPEPWGGTLTRRRLAAGDPNTVPAHVTLLGPTEIPVSALPAVERHLAGVAAAHLPFTLHLRGTGTFRPVTQVVFVAVAAGISECELLAAAINAAPELQRELRFPYHPHVTVAQDVAPEALDKAYEDLADFSAMFEVEHFTLFSHSGEARFQPRRDFRLGG; encoded by the coding sequence GTGGCCGAAGGAGTGGCGCGGAACGTGGATCACGGCAGCGGGGCGCCGGAGGCCGGCGAGACCGTCCAGATCGGCATCGCGGTGGACATCCCCGAGCCGTGGGGCGGCACGCTGACCCGGCGTCGGTTGGCGGCCGGTGACCCGAACACCGTTCCGGCGCATGTCACCCTGCTGGGGCCGACCGAGATCCCGGTGTCCGCGCTGCCCGCGGTGGAGCGGCACCTCGCTGGGGTGGCCGCGGCCCACCTGCCTTTTACCCTGCACCTGCGCGGTACCGGCACCTTCCGGCCGGTGACCCAGGTGGTCTTCGTGGCGGTCGCCGCCGGGATCAGCGAGTGCGAGTTGCTGGCCGCGGCGATCAACGCCGCTCCTGAGCTGCAACGGGAACTCCGCTTCCCGTACCACCCTCATGTGACCGTGGCGCAGGATGTCGCGCCGGAGGCCCTGGACAAGGCGTACGAGGACCTGGCGGACTTCTCGGCGATGTTCGAGGTGGAGCACTTCACCCTGTTCTCGCACAGCGGCGAGGCGCGGTTCCAGCCCCGTAGGGACTTCCGGCTGGGCGGTTGA
- a CDS encoding hemolysin family protein, with protein MRAARRRGSRWRPTQPRREPGRLARGVARVVVRAVDGGLRLVTALLGTGPAAGRERISEAELRDLVAANTVLDPVGRRIIDEVLVAGASLVREVMMPRTEVVFLSAALTLAEAEPLVRAGTHTRYPVVDGTHDDVVGFVHLRDVLWHPDRVPSTKVGELVREVKRLPASKRVLAALTEMRREGHHLAVVIDEYGGTAGIVTCEDLIEELVGEIHDESAELPEPTLAGLPAVVEGRLNLADFAERTSVVLPVGPYETVGGFVMAALGRLPRPGDEVPVPDPAGAGGGWLLRVLSLEGRRVARLAVTVGRLPEQRRSVDRPADRTGPASPS; from the coding sequence ATGCGGGCAGCGCGTCGGCGCGGATCCCGGTGGCGGCCAACCCAGCCCCGCCGCGAGCCAGGACGGCTGGCCCGGGGGGTCGCCCGGGTGGTGGTCCGGGCCGTCGACGGCGGGCTCCGGCTGGTCACCGCCCTGCTAGGTACGGGTCCGGCCGCCGGCCGGGAGCGGATCAGCGAGGCGGAGCTGCGCGATCTGGTCGCCGCGAACACCGTGCTGGACCCGGTGGGCCGACGCATCATCGACGAGGTGCTGGTGGCCGGGGCGAGTCTGGTCCGGGAGGTGATGATGCCCCGTACGGAGGTGGTGTTCCTGTCGGCGGCGTTGACCCTCGCCGAGGCCGAACCCCTGGTCCGGGCCGGAACGCACACCCGGTACCCGGTGGTCGACGGCACCCACGACGACGTGGTCGGCTTCGTGCATCTGCGCGACGTGCTGTGGCATCCGGACCGGGTGCCGAGCACGAAGGTCGGCGAGTTGGTCCGGGAGGTGAAGCGGCTGCCGGCCAGCAAGCGGGTGCTGGCCGCGTTGACCGAGATGCGGCGGGAGGGGCACCACCTGGCGGTGGTCATCGACGAGTACGGCGGTACGGCCGGCATCGTCACCTGCGAGGACCTGATCGAGGAACTGGTCGGTGAGATCCACGACGAGTCCGCCGAGCTGCCGGAGCCGACGCTGGCCGGTCTGCCGGCCGTGGTGGAGGGTCGGCTGAATCTGGCCGACTTCGCCGAACGCACTTCGGTGGTGCTGCCGGTCGGGCCGTACGAGACGGTGGGCGGGTTCGTGATGGCCGCCCTGGGCCGGCTGCCCAGGCCCGGTGACGAGGTTCCGGTGCCCGATCCGGCCGGGGCGGGTGGGGGGTGGCTGCTGCGGGTGTTGAGCCTGGAGGGGCGCCGGGTGGCCCGGCTCGCGGTCACCGTCGGCCGCCTGCCCGAACAGCGCAGATCGGTGGACCGACCCGCCGACCGGACCGGACCCGCCAGCCCGTCATGA
- a CDS encoding inositol monophosphatase family protein, whose protein sequence is MSSPPMVDGEFARWLAARAGEALVGLRAETGFEDPAALKSAGDKVSHELIRAELAKWRPGDAVLSEEDEGSRRAAAQQGEAAPGSRLTADRVWIIDPLDGTREFSEQGRTDWAVHVALWARDAQASHGLIAGAVGLPAQQRVLATDQPPAYPSVSVGGAGRLRLAASRSRPPAFLTALAEEVGAELVPMGSAGAKIAAVVTGEVDAYIHAGGQYEWDSAAPVAVATATGLHASRIDGSALKYNEADPRLPDLLVCRADLASRLLSALRRHGG, encoded by the coding sequence ATGAGCAGTCCTCCGATGGTCGACGGAGAGTTCGCTCGCTGGTTGGCGGCCAGGGCGGGCGAGGCGCTGGTGGGCCTCCGCGCGGAGACGGGGTTCGAGGATCCCGCAGCGCTGAAGTCGGCCGGGGACAAGGTCTCGCATGAGCTGATCCGGGCCGAGTTGGCGAAGTGGCGTCCGGGTGACGCGGTGCTCTCCGAGGAGGACGAGGGCTCCCGGCGGGCCGCCGCCCAGCAGGGCGAGGCGGCGCCCGGGTCCCGGTTGACCGCGGACCGGGTGTGGATCATCGACCCCTTGGACGGTACGCGGGAGTTCAGCGAGCAGGGGCGTACGGACTGGGCGGTTCATGTGGCCCTGTGGGCGCGTGACGCGCAGGCTTCGCACGGCCTGATCGCGGGTGCTGTCGGGTTGCCGGCCCAGCAGCGGGTGTTGGCGACCGACCAGCCGCCGGCGTACCCGTCCGTGTCGGTCGGTGGTGCGGGCCGGTTGCGTCTGGCGGCCAGTCGGAGCCGCCCTCCGGCGTTCCTCACCGCCCTGGCCGAGGAGGTCGGGGCGGAACTGGTGCCGATGGGGTCGGCCGGCGCGAAGATCGCTGCGGTGGTGACCGGTGAGGTGGACGCCTACATCCACGCGGGCGGCCAGTACGAGTGGGACTCGGCAGCGCCGGTGGCTGTGGCGACGGCCACCGGACTGCATGCTTCCCGGATTGATGGTTCTGCGCTGAAATACAACGAGGCGGACCCCCGTCTGCCTGATCTGTTGGTGTGCCGTGCGGATCTCGCCAGTCGGTTACTTTCCGCGCTGCGGCGGCATGGTGGGTAG
- the galE gene encoding UDP-glucose 4-epimerase GalE gives MLLDAGHQVVVLDDLRTGHREALAPEATHVEADIHDAARVLTPQAGFDGVLHFAALIAAGESMVAPERYWHNNTVGSLALLDAVRAAGVPRLVFSSTAAVYGNPIELPIVETAVKAPTNTYGATKLAVDMALTSEAIGHGLAAVSLRYFNVAGAYLDGDIALGERHDPETHLIPIALEVAADRREKLQLFGDDYPTIDGTCVRDYIHVADLARAHLLALDAALPGQHRIYNLGNGSGFSNRQVAEVVREVTGHPVPVEVAPRREGDPAELVASAELARAELGWQPQKPTLHDMVSDAWAFYRTHRLAQP, from the coding sequence ATGCTGCTCGACGCGGGTCACCAGGTAGTCGTCCTGGACGACCTGCGCACCGGTCACCGGGAGGCCCTGGCCCCGGAGGCCACCCATGTCGAGGCGGACATCCACGACGCCGCGCGGGTACTCACCCCGCAGGCCGGGTTCGACGGCGTGTTGCACTTCGCCGCACTGATCGCCGCCGGTGAGTCGATGGTCGCCCCGGAGCGGTACTGGCACAACAACACCGTCGGCTCCCTGGCCCTGCTGGACGCGGTTCGGGCGGCCGGGGTGCCCCGGCTGGTCTTCTCCTCCACCGCCGCCGTCTACGGCAACCCGATCGAGCTGCCCATCGTCGAGACGGCCGTCAAGGCCCCCACCAACACGTACGGGGCGACCAAGCTGGCCGTCGACATGGCCCTGACCTCCGAGGCGATCGGGCACGGCCTGGCTGCGGTCTCGCTGCGCTACTTCAATGTCGCCGGCGCCTACCTGGACGGTGACATCGCCCTGGGTGAACGGCACGACCCGGAGACCCACCTCATCCCGATCGCCCTGGAGGTGGCCGCCGACCGGCGGGAGAAGCTGCAACTCTTCGGCGACGACTACCCCACCATCGACGGCACCTGCGTACGCGACTACATCCACGTCGCCGACCTGGCCCGGGCCCACCTGCTCGCCCTGGACGCGGCTCTGCCGGGGCAGCACCGCATCTACAACCTCGGTAACGGCAGCGGTTTCTCCAACCGGCAGGTGGCCGAGGTGGTCCGCGAGGTAACCGGCCATCCGGTGCCGGTCGAGGTGGCGCCCCGCCGCGAAGGGGACCCGGCCGAGCTGGTCGCCTCCGCCGAGCTGGCCCGCGCCGAACTGGGCTGGCAGCCGCAGAAGCCGACCCTGCACGACATGGTCAGCGACGCCTGGGCCTTCTACCGCACCCACCGACTGGCCCAACCGTGA
- the cysN gene encoding sulfate adenylyltransferase subunit CysN, giving the protein MDLLRFATAGSVDDGKSTLIGRLLYDTKSLFTDQLAAVEAVSAARGDEYTDLALLTDGLRAEREQGITIDVAYRYFATPRRKFIIADTPGHIQYTRNMVTGASTADLALILVDARKGLVEQSRRHAFLCSLLRVPHLVLCVNKMDLVDYSQEVFDRIADEFTAFAAKLDVPDLTVVPISALKGDNIVTRSERMPWYEGPALLHHLERVHIASDRNLVDVRFPVQYVIRPQSTVVTDYRGYAGQVASGVLKPGDEVMVLPSGFTSRISSVETADGPVTEAFPPMSVTVRLADEIDISRGDMICRPNNAPAVAQDIEAMVCWMDESRPLQVGGKYAIKHTTRAARAIVRGLHYRLDINTLHRDESAGELRLNEIGRVRLRTTIPLLADEYRRNRTTGGFVIIDESTNRTVGAGMIVETA; this is encoded by the coding sequence ATGGATCTGCTGCGGTTCGCCACGGCCGGCAGTGTGGACGACGGCAAGTCGACCCTGATCGGTCGGCTGCTGTACGACACCAAGTCGCTGTTCACCGACCAGTTGGCCGCGGTGGAGGCGGTCAGCGCGGCCCGGGGCGACGAGTACACCGACCTGGCCTTGCTCACCGACGGCCTGCGGGCCGAGCGAGAGCAGGGCATCACCATCGATGTGGCCTACCGCTACTTCGCCACCCCGCGGCGCAAGTTCATCATCGCGGACACTCCGGGGCACATTCAGTACACCCGCAACATGGTCACCGGTGCCTCGACCGCCGACCTGGCGCTGATCCTGGTGGACGCCCGCAAGGGTCTGGTGGAGCAGTCGCGGCGGCACGCCTTCCTCTGCTCCCTGCTGCGGGTGCCGCACCTGGTGCTCTGCGTGAACAAGATGGATCTGGTCGACTACTCCCAGGAGGTGTTCGACCGGATCGCCGACGAGTTCACCGCGTTCGCGGCGAAGCTGGACGTCCCGGACCTGACCGTGGTGCCGATCTCCGCGCTCAAGGGTGACAACATCGTCACCCGGTCCGAGCGGATGCCCTGGTACGAGGGCCCGGCGCTGCTGCATCACCTGGAGCGGGTGCACATCGCCAGTGACCGCAACCTGGTCGACGTCCGGTTCCCGGTGCAGTACGTCATCCGCCCACAGTCCACTGTCGTCACCGACTACCGGGGCTACGCCGGTCAGGTGGCCTCCGGGGTGCTCAAGCCGGGGGACGAGGTGATGGTGCTGCCCTCCGGCTTCACCAGCCGGATCTCCTCGGTGGAGACCGCCGACGGGCCGGTCACGGAGGCCTTTCCGCCGATGTCGGTGACGGTACGGCTGGCCGACGAGATCGACATCTCCCGGGGAGACATGATCTGCCGTCCGAACAATGCCCCGGCGGTGGCCCAGGACATCGAGGCGATGGTCTGCTGGATGGACGAGAGCCGCCCGTTGCAGGTCGGCGGCAAGTACGCGATCAAGCACACCACCCGGGCGGCTCGGGCGATCGTGCGCGGTCTGCACTACCGTCTGGACATCAACACCCTGCACCGGGACGAGTCGGCGGGCGAGTTGCGGCTCAACGAGATCGGCCGGGTCCGGCTGCGTACCACCATCCCGCTGCTCGCCGACGAGTATCGCCGTAACCGCACCACGGGAGGCTTCGTCATCATCGACGAGAGCACCAACCGTACGGTCGGCGCCGGCATGATCGTCGAAACCGCCTGA
- a CDS encoding glycoside hydrolase family 13 protein translates to MTVSNPSPLTSDAGWWRSAVVYQVYVRSFADANGDGIGDLQGIRQRLPYLRELGVDALWLTPFYTSPMVDGGYDVADYRDVDPMFGTLGDFEAMITDAHALGLRIIVDIVPNHTSDQHPWFQAALAAGPGSPERERYLFADGKGEHGEQPPNDWESIFGGPAWTRVPDGQWYLHLFDPAQPDLNWRHPQVRAEFEEVLRFWLDRGVDGFRIDVAHGMIKAEGLPDVGFNSMTTGRRQSELLGKGRLPYFDQDEVHDIYRAWRPILDSYPGGRMAVAEAWAETPQRLARYIGPDELHQAFSFDFLDATWSADSFRKVIDTALAESTIVGAPTTWVLSNHDRQRHVTRYGDGEVGLRRARAAALLMLALPGCAYLYQGEELGLPEVLDLPDELRQDPAFLRTGESRDGCRVPMPWSGELAPYGFGPAGSELSWLPAPATWGALSVAAQTGVPGSTLELYRAALRIRHTHPALAGTGGITWQEADPGVLAFTRSAGDTVLTCVVNLGDAPVRIEGYGTPLVASATVTEQDGGHLLDIDTAVWFERR, encoded by the coding sequence CCGACGCCAACGGGGATGGCATCGGTGATCTCCAGGGCATCCGGCAACGCCTGCCGTACCTGCGTGAGCTGGGCGTGGACGCCCTCTGGTTGACCCCCTTCTACACCTCCCCGATGGTCGACGGCGGGTACGACGTCGCCGACTACCGGGACGTCGACCCGATGTTCGGCACCCTCGGCGACTTCGAGGCGATGATCACCGACGCGCACGCCCTGGGCCTGCGGATCATCGTCGACATCGTGCCCAACCACACCTCCGACCAGCACCCCTGGTTCCAGGCGGCGTTGGCGGCCGGCCCCGGCTCACCGGAACGCGAGCGGTACCTCTTCGCCGACGGCAAGGGTGAGCACGGCGAGCAGCCCCCGAACGACTGGGAGAGCATCTTCGGCGGCCCGGCCTGGACCCGGGTGCCGGACGGCCAGTGGTACCTGCACCTGTTCGACCCGGCCCAGCCCGACCTGAACTGGCGCCATCCCCAGGTACGCGCCGAGTTCGAGGAGGTCCTGCGGTTCTGGCTGGACCGTGGGGTGGACGGGTTCCGCATCGACGTGGCCCACGGCATGATCAAGGCCGAGGGGCTGCCGGACGTCGGCTTCAACTCGATGACCACCGGCCGGCGGCAGTCCGAACTGCTCGGCAAGGGTCGGCTGCCCTACTTCGACCAGGACGAGGTGCACGACATCTACCGCGCCTGGCGGCCCATCCTGGACAGCTACCCCGGGGGCCGGATGGCGGTGGCCGAGGCCTGGGCCGAGACCCCCCAGCGGCTGGCCCGCTACATCGGGCCGGACGAGCTGCACCAGGCCTTCAGCTTCGACTTCCTCGACGCCACCTGGTCGGCCGACTCCTTCCGCAAGGTCATCGACACCGCCCTGGCCGAGTCGACAATCGTCGGCGCCCCCACCACCTGGGTGCTGTCCAACCACGACCGGCAGCGGCACGTCACCCGCTACGGCGACGGCGAGGTAGGGCTGCGTCGGGCCCGCGCGGCCGCGCTGCTGATGCTCGCCCTGCCCGGCTGCGCCTACCTCTACCAGGGCGAGGAGCTGGGTTTGCCGGAGGTGCTCGACCTGCCGGACGAGCTGCGCCAGGACCCGGCCTTCCTACGTACCGGCGAGAGTCGGGACGGCTGCCGGGTGCCGATGCCGTGGAGCGGCGAACTGGCCCCGTACGGCTTCGGACCGGCCGGTAGCGAACTGAGCTGGCTGCCGGCCCCGGCTACCTGGGGCGCGTTGTCGGTGGCCGCCCAGACCGGGGTGCCCGGCTCGACCCTGGAGCTGTACCGGGCGGCGCTGCGGATCCGCCATACCCATCCCGCCCTGGCCGGCACCGGCGGCATCACCTGGCAGGAGGCCGACCCCGGGGTGCTCGCCTTCACCCGGTCCGCCGGCGACACCGTGCTGACCTGCGTGGTCAACCTCGGGGACGCCCCGGTACGGATCGAGGGGTACGGCACCCCCCTGGTGGCCAGCGCGACGGTCACCGAGCAGGACGGCGGGCACCTGCTGGACATCGACACGGCTGTCTGGTTCGAGCGCCGCTGA